GCCTTTTCTTCTGCTGAGTCTATTCTTGCTTCCTCTGCCTCTTCATAGGTAATAACCCCTTTCTCGCGCAGTAAATCCAAAAGTATCTCATCAGCCTGCGCCCCGGCCGGTAATATAAAAATTACCATCAGCAACAATAAACTTATTAACTTAATCTTGCCACGCATCATGTCTTGATCTCCTTTCTTATTTCTTATTTCTTATTTTAATTTCTTAATTACTGACACATGATTTCCTGAGTCGGTGTAACTCTTTTTCTATCCGCCTTAAGGATTCTTCCACATAACCATCTTCAAACCTGTCTGAATTCTCAATATTGTCCAATACGCTCTGTAAAGCTGTAAGTTGAGAACGCAGGTAACTGGCTAGAAAATCCTTATTTAAACTTGACATAGTTTTTACACCCTGCATATTATTTTTTCACCTCCTTTCAGTGAGACCGCAATTTAGGGAACAAAGTGAACCTAAATTGCTTGGTCGAATTGATCCTTGACATCAGAGATGTCAAGGATCTTATTCCTTTATTTTTTTCCTTTCTTCAATATATTTAAAAACCCTTCTGATGTCTTTTTGCAAAAGCGATAATACAGAAACCCCATCAAGCTAAAACAGACTAAAACTATCAACAACAAAATAATTTTCATCTCTCCTTTTTCCTCTCTTCAGGCAAAAGTATATATTATCCCTGTGAAGAAAAAATTACAGGCAAGTGAATTCTTTGTGAATTGTGAAATAGAGGAGTTTTAAAGAAATGAGGCTATTTAAGCCTTAGGAATGGTAAAGCTAAAAGTGGAGCCTTGGCCTAATACGCTTTGGACAGAAACTTCGCCATGATGGGCAGAGACGATATGTTTAACAATAGAAAGGCCGAGTCCTGTTCCGCCTAACTCCCGGGAACGAGCTTTGTCTATGCGATAAAATCTTTCAAAAAGTCGAGAAATGTCTTTTTCGGGAATACCAATACCGGTATCGGCAATATCCACTTGTATAAATTCACCTTGATCTTTAACCAAAATAGTAATTTCTCCCTGCTCGTTAGTGTATTTAATTGCATTATCTATGAGATTTAATAGAACCTGCGCAATTCTACCTTCATCGACTAAAATATTCGATATGTCTTTAGAAATATTTATGTTAATCACAAGTGATTTAGCCTTTGCCTGGGCTTTCAATCCAGAAACAATGCGCTTAACAACAGGCTCTAAAGCAGCTGACTTTAAAATCAGCTTCAGCTTACCTGATTCTATCTTTGATAAATCTAAAAGGTCATCTATCAATTTTGCCAATCGGTCAGAATCGGAATAAATTATCTTCAAGAAATCTCTGGCGTTTTCTTTATCATCTAATGCACCTTCTAATAAGGTTTCAGCATAACCTTTGATACTCGATATAGGGGTTCTTAATTCATGAGAGACATTGGCGACAAAGTCCTGCCGGATCTTTTCCAGCCGCCTCAAACTCGTTATATCATGAAATACTAAAACTGCGCCCTCAGGTCTTCCTTCTCGAATAACAGGGGTTGCATGCACTAATAAGATTTTTTCCTCGGGAACAAAAACAGCTATTTCACGAGACTCAACACCTTCCTGCAGTTTTAAAACTGTATCGACAAGCTCCTGAATTTCAATATTCCGTATTATCTCAAGAGGCTCTTTACCATCTGATTCTTCCTTAATATGTAAAAAATCTTTTAGGGTTTGATTCATTAATAAAATTGCCCCTTTTAAATCAACAACCATAACACCTTCAAACATACTTAAAAGTACGGCTTTTAATCTCGATCTGCNNNNNNNNNNACCCGTAATTTAATCTGTTCTGACATATAATTAAACGTAGCTGCCAAGTCACCTATCTCATCGTTTGAAACAATTGTAATTCTTTTTGAAAAGTCACCTTTTGCGATTGCTTTAGCCGCCAGAGATATTTTTCTTACCGGTTTTGAGATAAATAACGACATTAAAAAACTGATAATCATTGCCAAAACAAAAGCAACAAAAAATGACGCTACAAGCATTCTTTTCAGGCGGTTTGATGTTACCTCAATTTCTAAAAGTGGTATTGACAACCGTATTATACCCTGCGTTTTTTCTTTACCATAACCAGCAGCGACATAAAGCATTTCCTTCTTTATGGTAGTACTAAAACGCCTGCTTTCTCCAACCCCTGACCCCAACGCTGCCTGTACTTCCGGCCGATAGAGATGCTTTTCAACTCCTAAAAGTTGTTTGTTATCTAACTTTGAATCTCCTACAACGGTACCATCAAGATTGATGATGGTAACCCGCACATTCAAATCTTTTCCAATCCTGTCAGCTACTGCATCAAATTCCTGGTGCCGGATATCTCCGGCAAGATTTTCCTCAAGCAAAAACTTGGTTAAAGAAACTTGCTTTAACAAGTTAGTTTTAATACGTTGATAGGTATGCTCTTGTAAACTATTGTTAAGGTAAAAATAAACCCCGGTGAGAACAACAGCAATAATTATTCCAAAAACAAGCGTAATTTTATAATGAACGGAAGCCTTCACATCAATCCTCTTCAGTAAACTTATAACCAATTCCTCTTACGGTTTCGATCAGTCTGCCCATTTTGCCTAATTTTTGTCTTAGGCGTTTAATATGGGTATCTACGGTGCGCGTGGTAACCTCAGCGGCTAAATCCCAAACATCATTTAGCAATTGTTCTCTTGATTGGACACGACCGGTTTTTTGCATGAGGATAACTAAAAGTTTGAATTCCATTTGAGTTAATTTTATTTCCTTTTTATTAACAATTGTTTTATGCCGCGGAATATCTACTTTTAATTTATCTGCGGCCAAGACATCTTTGGTAATTTCTTCGATCTTACCGCGTTTTAAAACTGCCTTTGCCCTTAAAACCAATTCTCTTGGGCTGAATGGTTTAATCACATAATCATCAGCCCCCAATTCAAGCCCAACAACTCTATCTACTTCTTCGCCTTTAGCGGTTAACATTATTATCGGAATAGTAGAAAGTTTTTTGTCCTGTTTTATTTGTCTGCATACCTCAAATCCATCCATTTTAGGAAGCATTATATCTAATATGACCAAATTAACGGGTTCATTATTCAAAACTTCCAAGGCTGACTCACCGGTAATTCTAATATCGCATTTAAAACCTGCCTTTTCCAGGTTATACTTAACAAGTTTGGAAATATGCCTATCATCTTCTACTATTAGAATTTTTTCACTCATCATTTCCTTTCTGTTTCTATATTATAACGTAAATCTACATAAATATTAAAAATTTAGCTTATCTATATTATAATGAATTTTACCTGATCTGGCAAGTTTTTCGCTAAGATGCAACAGCCATTAAAATTCCAATTTAGTGGTGAAAAAGGTCAGCAAGGACGGGGCTGGAGAAAATCAAAGTATCGGCAGGTAGCGCTTTAATTCGTACTTTGTCACCTGGGATTTATATTTGTCCCACTCTTCTTTGCGGTTGCGGATAAAGAAGCTAAAGACCTTATCACCCAAAGCCTGTCTTAAGAATTCGCTTTTCTCGGTTATCCTGATGGCCTCTAATAAATCCTCAGGCAAAGATCCCACACCCAGCTTAATCCTTTCTTCTTTAGACATTTCATACAAATTATGGGGAACCGGAGAGGGAAGCTGGTAACCTTTCTCTATGCCTTCCAGCCCGGCTGCCAGAAGCGCAGCAAAGGCCAGATAAGGGTTACAGGCCGGGTCAGGCGAACGTATTTCAGCCCGGGTAGCCATTTCGTTTCCCGGTTTATAAACAGGAACCCTGATTAAAGCAGACCTGTTCATCTGCGCCCAGCTAACATATACCGGCGCCTCAAATCCGGGGATAAGCCTCTTATAAGAATTAACCCATTGATTAGTTACCGAGGTTACCTCCCGGGCATGTTTGAGCTGACCGGCTATAAAACAACGGGCAGTCTTAGAAAGATAGTATTTATTCTTTTTATCAAAAAAAGCGTTTTTACCTGTTTTTACAGACATCAAAGACTGATGAATATGCATGCCACTGCCATTTTCCGTCTGAATAGGCTTGGGCATAAAGGTAGCATAAGCCCCGTTTCTCTGGGCAATTTCCTTAACTACAACCCGGTAGGTCATAACGTTATCAGCCATGGTTAATGCGTCTTTGTGTCTTAAATCTATTTCATGTTGAGAAGGGGCTACTTCATGATGGGTATATTCAACCTGAACACCCATAGATTCCAAGGCTGTAATGGTCTGTTTCTTCAGATTGCTCGGCATATCCAGAGGGGTCAAATCAAAATATCCCGCAGCATCCAATATCTCAGTGCCTTTGTTATTACGAAAATAAAAAAATTCCAATTCCGGACCCACGTGATAGATGTATCCTTTCTTTTTAACCCTGGCCATAATTTTCTTAAGCACATACCGGGGATCACCTGAAAAAGGCTTACCGGTTTTTGGATCCAGGATATCGCAGAACATACGCGCTACCTTTTCCTGATTAGAATACCAGGGTAAAATCTGAAATGTCGAGGGATCGGGCATGGCGACCATATCCGACTCCTGAATCCTGGCAAATCCTTCGATTGACGAGCCATCAAAACCCATTCCATCTTCCAAGGCCTTTTTAAACTCCGAACGGGTAATGGTAAGGCATTTTAAAAAACCCAATACATCTGTAAACCATAAACGAATAAATTTAATCTTTAGGTCTTTAACCAATTTAATTACTTCTTTTTTATTCTTCGCCACTTTTGTTCTCCCTTAAAAAGCTACTATACATATTCCTGACTTATTTGCCAATTTTATAACCTCCTGCCTATCTATCAACAATGTTCTTTTTGCCTCAATGGCGAGACATTTCGCGCCCACCACATCCATGGTCTGAATGGTTTGGGGCCCGATTACCGGGACATCAAACCTCATATCCTGTTTGGGACTGCTTACTTTTACCACCACCACTTCCTGGCTGCCCAACCGGCCCCCTCTTTTTATGGCTTCATCTGTCCCTTCTATTCCTTCAATAGCCAGCGCTACCTTATCTTTTACTACCACTGTCTGGCCTATCCTCAGATGAGCCACCCTCTTGCCTGTCTTTCTGCCAAATTTTATATCAGCCAGCTGAGATACGTTAGGCTTAAGGGGGGTTATAACTCCTCTTTTAGGAAGCAGGTATGAGAGATAGGTAGTGGATTTCAGCAATTTAATCCCTAATTTTTTTAATTTGTTGGACACTTCTCGAAATATGATATATGGCTGTTTGGTCCCAATAGTTTTTAACATATAGCTAAGTTCTTTGTCCGGTGTTGCCCCGCCTTTAAATAAACGGCTTATTTTAATCTGACCGGCCATCACTGCTTCTTTTACCTCTTCTTGAATCAGTATATCGAATAACCTTTTTAGTTCACCGGCCCGGATCCAGAATATTTTGTCTACACAACCAGCCAGCTCGGGAGATGTTTCTTCCTTTATAGCGATAGCAATTATTCTTCTGCCCTGCTTCTGACACTGCCGGGCAAACATAATCGGGAATTTACCGTTTCCGGCGATAAGGCCTATGTTGCCCATTATTTGCTAATACCCCTTTTTGATTGTTTAACAAATTTAATAAGACAGGAAATTTCTGAGCTTGAGGGAAGTTCTTTCTTTATTTTTTTTAGAGAATTGTTAGTGGGCAACTCGGATTTAAATAGATATTTAAAAGCCTTTTTTAACTCAAGGCGGCGGAAAGAAGGGATCTTTGCTCTTTTT
The DNA window shown above is from Candidatus Omnitrophota bacterium and carries:
- a CDS encoding ATP-binding protein, encoding RSRLKAVLLSMFEGVMVVDLKGAILLMNQTLKDFLHIKEESDGKEPLEIIRNIEIQELVDTVLKLQEGVESREIAVFVPEEKILLVHATPVIREGRPEGAVLVFHDITSLRRLEKIRQDFVANVSHELRTPISSIKGYAETLLEGALDDKENARDFLKIIYSDSDRLAKLIDDLLDLSKIESGKLKLILKSAALEPVVKRIVSGLKAQAKAKSLVININISKDISNILVDEGRIAQVLLNLIDNAIKYTNEQGEITILVKDQGEFIQVDIADTGIGIPEKDISRLFERFYRIDKARSRELGGTGLGLSIVKHIVSAHHGEVSVQSVLGQGSTFSFTIPKA
- a CDS encoding glutamine synthetase family protein, with translation MAKNKKEVIKLVKDLKIKFIRLWFTDVLGFLKCLTITRSEFKKALEDGMGFDGSSIEGFARIQESDMVAMPDPSTFQILPWYSNQEKVARMFCDILDPKTGKPFSGDPRYVLKKIMARVKKKGYIYHVGPELEFFYFRNNKGTEILDAAGYFDLTPLDMPSNLKKQTITALESMGVQVEYTHHEVAPSQHEIDLRHKDALTMADNVMTYRVVVKEIAQRNGAYATFMPKPIQTENGSGMHIHQSLMSVKTGKNAFFDKKNKYYLSKTARCFIAGQLKHAREVTSVTNQWVNSYKRLIPGFEAPVYVSWAQMNRSALIRVPVYKPGNEMATRAEIRSPDPACNPYLAFAALLAAGLEGIEKGYQLPSPVPHNLYEMSKEERIKLGVGSLPEDLLEAIRITEKSEFLRQALGDKVFSFFIRNRKEEWDKYKSQVTKYELKRYLPIL
- a CDS encoding HAMP domain-containing protein, with protein sequence MKASVHYKITLVFGIIIAVVLTGVYFYLNNSLQEHTYQRIKTNLLKQVSLTKFLLEENLAGDIRHQEFDAVADRIGKDLNVRVTIINLDGTVVGDSKLDNKQLLGVEKHLYRPEVQAALGSGVGESRRFSTTIKKEMLYVAAGYGKEKTQGIIRLSIPLLEIEVTSNRLKRMLVASFFVAFVLAMIISFLMSLFISKPVRKISLAAKAIAKGDFSKRITIVSNDEIGDLAATFNYMSEQIKLRV
- a CDS encoding response regulator transcription factor translates to MMSEKILIVEDDRHISKLVKYNLEKAGFKCDIRITGESALEVLNNEPVNLVILDIMLPKMDGFEVCRQIKQDKKLSTIPIIMLTAKGEEVDRVVGLELGADDYVIKPFSPRELVLRAKAVLKRGKIEEITKDVLAADKLKVDIPRHKTIVNKKEIKLTQMEFKLLVILMQKTGRVQSREQLLNDVWDLAAEVTTRTVDTHIKRLRQKLGKMGRLIETVRGIGYKFTEED
- the lpxI gene encoding UDP-2,3-diacylglucosamine diphosphatase LpxI (LpxI, functionally equivalent to LpxH, replaces it in LPS biosynthesis in a minority of bacteria.), which produces MGNIGLIAGNGKFPIMFARQCQKQGRRIIAIAIKEETSPELAGCVDKIFWIRAGELKRLFDILIQEEVKEAVMAGQIKISRLFKGGATPDKELSYMLKTIGTKQPYIIFREVSNKLKKLGIKLLKSTTYLSYLLPKRGVITPLKPNVSQLADIKFGRKTGKRVAHLRIGQTVVVKDKVALAIEGIEGTDEAIKRGGRLGSQEVVVVKVSSPKQDMRFDVPVIGPQTIQTMDVVGAKCLAIEAKRTLLIDRQEVIKLANKSGICIVAF